In Bacteroidia bacterium, a genomic segment contains:
- a CDS encoding co-chaperone GroES, whose product MAVNIKPLADRVLVQPAPAEEKTASGIIIPDTAKEKPQRGTVVAVGPGKKDEPTSVSVGDTVLYGKYSGTEISIEGTDYLMMRESDILAIV is encoded by the coding sequence ATGGCAGTAAACATTAAACCATTAGCTGACAGAGTGCTGGTACAGCCGGCGCCTGCGGAAGAAAAGACAGCTTCTGGTATCATCATTCCTGATACCGCTAAAGAAAAACCACAACGCGGAACCGTTGTCGCTGTCGGTCCAGGTAAAAAAGACGAACCAACCTCAGTTTCTGTAGGAGACACCGTTTTATATGGCAAATACTCCGGTACAGAAATCAGTATCGAAGGAACAGATTATCTTATGATGAGAGAGTCTGATATCCTCGCGATTGTTTAA